The region TTGGCTGGTTCTCCACTCTCAGAGGCTAAAGGAGTAGAGCTCCACATGGCTCTGGCATGGGCTCTGTCTTAGTTACCAATTGCTGAGAAACAAATCACTTCCAAACCTAGTAGCttagaaaataagcatttattatccCATGGTTTCTCTGGGTCAGGAATCTGGCTGTGGCTTAGCTAGATGTCTCTGGAGTAAAGATTCCCAAAGCTGCAATTAAGGTGTTGGCCAGGGCTGAATAACACTCTGAAAGGACTGTAGAATCTGCTTTCAATATCCCTCATGTACTTATTGGcaggattcatttttttcatgggaTGTTGGATTAAGTGCCTCAGTCCCTCCCTGGCTCTTGCCTAGAGGCCTCCTTCAGGTCCTTGCCATGTGGGTCTCTCCATAGGGAAACTTACAACATGGAGGTTGACTTCCCTCAGAGCAGGTGATTGAGAGAGAGGGCATATGAGATGGAAGCCAGTCTTTTTGTGACTTGATTtggaagtgacatcccatcacttttCTTATATTCTAGCCCACATTCAAGGGAAATTGCATAAGTGCATAAACACAGGAGGTAGGGATGACTGGGGCCATCTTAGaagttcccttttcttctccctctctacccTTTCTAGACCACCTCAGACACACTTGGACTTTAATTACCCAGCCACAAAGAAGAGGGAGATGATTCACAAACTTATGTTGTCAGTCCAGGCCTCCCCTCTGACTTCCAGGCTCACATCTGAATTCCCATTTCACTCAGATTTCTCAAAGGCTGCTCAAAAGCAAAATGTATGAAACTAGACTCATGGgttttttccccaaatctggTCTTCCTATGTGTTAGTTATAGTTCAGTGAAGTATAGTACAGTGAAGCTGTGAGATAAGACAATGTGTGGCTCAGCTCTGCTCCACACGGTGTCCCCCTGTTTGCCATTCCTCCACATGGTGTCTTCATTCACATGGTCAATGCTGGCTCATTAGCCCCACACCCCTGTTTCAGGAAGTGAAGAGTAAGCAATGTCTCTTTTGGAGGCTGTGGCCTGGATAGAATACATATTACTTCTACCCATACCCCATGGACAGTTAGAGAGTAAGCTGTTGAGAGGGAGGGTGGACATACCAGTCTCTAGTCATGCAGCTGTGACCTCAGTTTATGCACTGGAGAGGGGGCAGTCATATTACTGGGCTCTCCTCAGGGCAACCTCTGAAGCAGGGGgcttctgtagttttcttttattagGGAATCAACTCCAGAGAATAGGAATAAGTCACAAGGGGAGCGGcacagaaaggagggagaggtAAGATGATCATGCATATCATGAACCAGCCAATCTGTAGGACTACTATCCTAAACGGTATAAACTGCCCCTGAGGACCAGCCCTCTGGGAGAGAACGCAGGAAGAATTTCTCCACTGGCTTGTTTTCCACTGGTCAACGTTTCATCCCCTGGGGTGCTAACTCTCTTGCGTTTCTGAGTTTGCATGTCTGCAAGGACATGGGCAGCAGGGATATCAACAGGGAAGCCCCAGAGTGGGAGGCCAATAGGCACGGCATGGGCCAGAGACGAGGAGCCTCCAGGCTGCCTGCTTCGGGCTCATTAGAGCCCTTGCAGAGCtggggcaaggggaggggagcCTGAGAAGATCTGAACCCGTGACAAGACTCTCATGCAGTCTCTAAGCAGATATCAGGGTTTGCTTACCGCTTCCTGTCGCACCCTGTTCCATGAGTGACACCCCATTCATTTAGTTCCAATAAGGGAGAAACCTAAGAGACACTCACACTTCCGTTTTCCTTATGCCTAGATCCAATCCAAAATATCTCTGAAATCTGTTCACTTCTCTCCATTTTGAGTATCACACTCTTAATCAAAGCTTCTATCGCCTCTCACGGGAACAAATGTCTTCTAAATGAACTCTTGTCCTTCTTCATATCCATTCTCCATGCACAGCCAGAGCGGCTTTTCTGTAACACCAGCTGGATCTTGTCACTGTGCCCTGCTAATTAAAACCCTTCTACTGCTCTCCATTGCTGGGAGGATAAAGGCAAAGCTCCTTAGGGTGGCCCACAAGGCCCCATGTGGCTTGGTCCTTAGCCTCCTCTTGCAACACAGTCTCCACTGTCCTCACCTACCTATTTTCAGCCTCGGCTTTCCCAAGCTCCAggctgcctcaggacctttgcacgtGTTCTGCCCCAGGTTTGCTGTAATTGTTTGTCATCTTTTTCCCCTAACTGCCTTCTCATCTTGAAGCTCTTGGGGGCAGTAATCATTTCCTCAGGGGAGTATTTCTTGACTTTTCTAAGTCAAACCTTTCTTGTATATGTATCCAGTCTTGGATTCTTCCATAGAAGACTAagtatgtattttgtatttcagGAATTGATGAAACAGAGTCACTCCTAATTTTTCATAACATGCAATTTggcttttcaaaaacaaaatatcattgaGGAAGTCATCGTGGGCAAGACAAGACTTTTGGGGGATTTCATtacacttgttttttttgttattggtttgtttgttttaattttaaaatgtggaggATGTCATAGTCTTTTCAGTACTTGGAACCTCTACATGTTGGACCCTAAAACTCTGGCTGTGGATACAACTCCTTCATTGTTTCCCACTGCTATAGCTTAACTTTTCCTATGTCAGTTAGCAGATGCCAGTCTTCTCCACTAGTCTCTGTTTTTCAAAGGTAAAGGCCTCGGTAGTGTTTGGGATCACCACCGAGCTTAGCATAGGGTCCCCACAGAGGAAAACGCAACGTTCACTCATTAGGCGAGTCTCTGGAGTCTGTAGCTCTCACCCTGGCATGGCCACTCATGGGCTCTATCCTCGTTCCTTTCTGTGCCCAAGTTCACCTGTCTTATCAGAATAGCTGTTtctgagacaaaggaaaaatctttccagaaagagaaagaggaaaagagagaacacacacacacacacacacacacaccacactagAAAAACATACATTAAGTTAGATCTCTATGTAGCCTCCAGGGTCCCAGGGCTAAGATTGCAGCAGCAGCTTGGACTGGTTCTGAACGaagtatatttctattttcacaCTTCTTGCCTGGGCCCACTCAATTGTGTGTCCCACGCTAAAATTTGTGGGTGGAGTGGGAGACATTTCAGTACAAAGTCCGTTGAGATAAAAGGTTCAGACAAGAAATTCTCAGTAAGAAATTCTGCGGTTGTTGTCATGCAAGTAACCACACGGCggcagtaggtgctcagtaatgAGATTCTTGCCTCCAGGACTTCTTGACCAACTTTTTTCTTAATCCGTtgtcagtttattttaaaaagtttcctagtccataattttctttaataaaagagtCACACTTTTCACTTTGCTATGTCTTTACGCAGTGATGTGCTTGAGGAAGTGTCACGAATAACACGAGGATGATTCAGTGTCTCTGGTTTTCACCCAAAGTGGAAATGACAAGAACATTTCTTTCCTTACATGAGTGTCATAACGTGATATTAGATAATTATCATGCAATGTAACCACATTTCAGGAGATAACATGTGGCTCAAGACGCTGAGCTGAGTGTAGAGACCTACTGCTTGATTCCTTTGCAGACTTGGGCACCTGAGCTAGCTGGGTTCTTGGACCCGCTCAGCCTCAGAATCATCAGCTGATTGGACTGTGGGTAAGTCCCCTGTGCTAAGGATCCTTCGCACAAATTGCACAACTGAAAGATTCTGGGGTTGGCAATTCCAGGTGCCATGGCAACCCAGAGGAAGGAGAGGTCTGGTTGACCTAAGCACCACCCCATGCTGGGGACTCAGCCTGCAGGGTCTCTGCCCAAGACACCAGTGCTGGGAATCAGGCACAGGGGAGGTCAAGACTGAGTACCAGCTCATTCCCACCAGATGTCAGCATCTCCCAGGTCAGAAGCACCCAGCAGATACCAGCTTGGCGAGGATGGAGCTTGGGAGGCAGCTCTGTGCCCTGGTCTGGGAGTGACCCTGGTGTCCAGTGCCTGCCTCCATCTCCCCAACCACTCCTGAGAGAAGGAGCAGTCACAGGGGCAAGAGATGCTGCAGTAACAGCCTCATGCCTCCTTGGCAAAGGCAGACTGCCACTGGATACCTGTGCTACCCGAGGAAAGGAAATATGACTTCACCGTTGGTGCAAGATGATGACCTACACACTGTGCTCTTAAGACTGTGGACCGGGGAGCCAGCCATCCTGGGTTTGAATTCTCCTTCCAATACTTAGAAATAGGGGAACTTAGACAAGTTTCATAATGTCTTTGAGCCTCGGTTTCTGCATTTGTAAACTGAGAATATCATCGTTCCTATTGATCTTAACCGACCCTCCGGGTCCCTTTCAGCTAATTGTGAGGATTTAAATAAGATCACTGTCATTTGCAATGTTTGCTGAGCAAATCTCTCCGCCGGGCATTGGGCCTAGTCTTTTTGTCTAGTATCTTATAATTCTGACCACTGCAGTGAGTTATTACCTGATTTTATGGTTAATGAAACCAAAGCTTGGAGGGATAAAGTAGCAGAGCTAGCATTTGAGACCAGATGTTTTGCCTTCAGAGTTCACTCTCATAATCAGTGCAAAGCACGTCAGTCTTGCAAATGAGCCTGTTGCTGTCATGGCCCTGTGAGCCATGACGGCAGCCCTGGGTGAGGTTTTCATCACTCACCCCATGGTGCAGGCAGATGGGTTACATGGCTGGTGCCGCCCTGCCGTGCAGGAGAGCCTCGGAGGTCCCCTGCCACGGAGCAGGTTCTACTAGGGTACAGAAGCAGGGCCCTGCATTGGGAGAGCATACCTGGGCGGTGAGCTTGCAGGCTTCTGGAGCCAAGGTCAGGGGTTCAGATCCCCTCTCTGTTTCTTGTAAGTCAAGTGCTCCTGAGCCCATGGTGTACGTTTCAGAACCTCGGTTTACTAATCCATAACATGGGATTTCCTGCGTGATCCCACTGGAAATCCTCTGATGAATTTTTAGTGcaattaggaaaaatatttttttaatgaaaattacgTTGGGGAAAGTGTGTAGAGGTGCTTACGCAGTGCCTGACAACTTTACTATCGGGATGTGATAAGCTCTAACCTATCGCTACAAGTCGTGTTTACTTGGCACTGTAGCTTAGGATCCCGACTTGAGTCTTCCCTTCAATACAGAACTTTGGTCTGGATGACTGCATttacttttccattctttttcttttagagattttatttatttattcatgagagagagagagagagagagaggcagaaacacaggcagagggagaagtaggctccctgtggggaccccgatgggggatttgatcccaggaccccgggatcacgccctgaaccgaaggcagatgctcaacctctgagcccccccccccatgcctccATTTCCCCTTTCTAATCTCCCATCAGAGGTGCCTCTGGAGTGGGTGTCTTAAACCTCAGAGCTGACTATTTAGCTCAGTGCTGCCCAACAGGAATATAATGGGAACTGCACATGTCATCAAAAATTTTCTAATGGCCACGTTAATTAATAAAGTAAGAGAAACATGTAAAATTCTttgtaataatacattttatttaccccAATAGATTCAAGATATTATCATTTGTGCATGTAATCAGTATAACCAATTACTACTGAGATGTCTTCTGTCTCGTTTTTCTGGCCAAGTCCTTGCAGCCTGGCCTATGCATTCTACACCTGCAGCTCTTCTCCCCTGGCCTGGACCACATTCCAAGGGCTTGGTAGCCACCTCGGCTGAGCGGTAACACACGGACAGTGCATGTCAAGCTTTTCCGTGTCACTTTAATGGCAACAAAATGGTGCTTGGCTTTTCCAGCCATCACTAACTTTCACCCCGagacattttattgatttttttatttgtttatttttatttttatttatttatttttttaaagatttatttattcatgatagacatagagagagagagagagagaggcagagggagaagcaggctccatgctgggagcccgacacgggactcgatcccgagactccaggatcgtgccctgggccaaaggcaggcactaaaccgctaagccacccagggatccccaccccaagacattttatttattttttattttttttaaaatattttatttatttattgacatacagagagaggcagagacacaggcagagggagagggagaagcaggctccacgcagggagcccgacctgggacccaatcccgggtctccaggatcacaacccaggctgcaggcggcgccaaaccgctgcgccaccggggctgcccccctctCCCCGAGACATTTTAAACTCTGGTTTGGATCTCTGCACCTTTGTGGAGTCTTTGCCTGTGTGgtgtccctctgtcccccagTTGGGTCCTTTACCATCCTGTCGAATCCTCACATGGACCCCATCAGGTAGATACTATAAcgactcccattttacagacaagaaagcTGAGGCTGGCCATGGCTCCCTGACCGGTGGCGATGTGACGTGCAGGCAGCGGTGCTGCGCTCTGGGCCCCTCTGCTCTGTGGAAGGCAACACTGTGGAATGAGTGGTGCTGCACCCGGGTGGAGTGGGAATGGGCTTTCAGGGGCAGAAGTGAATGTCTGGGCAACAGAGATATTCAAGAGGCCCTCAGACTGGGGTGCACTAGAGGAGATTTCCACACGGGATTGGAGCAGGAGGCAGGTTGGTGATCCTCTTTGCAGAAGCAGGGGTTGAGGAGGTGTCCCAGCTCCTGGGGAGGCTGGGCAGCCGCGATGGGGTGCCGTCGTCTCCAGTGCCTGCTCTGGCCCCAGGGTGGAGGGCTTGACTTCCCTGTCCCCGGGTCGTGGGGGGCCTTCCCCACTCCAGAGCCCTCGTGCAGCCTGTGGCTGTTGGCGTTGGTCTTCTCCCCTGGAGGGCTTGGTCCCACATCCTCCCATTGTCAGCGCTCATACAGTACCTCATTAATTTAGACtcactgtaaatatttttggaaacacCCTGTTGCTCTCCTGAAGACTAGTAGGGCTGGGTGTGAGCGGGGCCAGGGTCCTGTCTGCCTCTTCCTGACCTCCTTCCGGCCTCTGCGCGGTTTCCTGTCCTAGCTGCCTCCTGCCCAAGCTCTCCTATGTCAGGCTAACAAAGGCGAGTGAGCTCCAAGGAGAAAGGCTTCCTCGGGACCTGATCTttagggaagggaggggaaagcaCAGGGGCACAGGGGACAGTGGGTGTGACCcggtggggacacctggatgagtaccccccccaccctggggcctcCTTTTCCTCATTAGTGAAGCTGAGCATGTGGATAGATCACTGGCGGCAACCTTTGCACCCACAGAGACCACTTGGCTTGCTCTCcgttccccacccaccccactggCTTGTCATTTTGGAAGGGTTCTGTTTATCTAATCCACTCTGTTTGTGAAATAATAATTGATTCCTATTCTCAGTTCTTATTCATCAAAGCCATCCTGAACACCAGGGGGTAAGCAGAGCCACCATATCCAGTCTTGAAAATCCAAGCTGGAGGGGCTGCTACTTGACATTTACAGAgggtggcctttttttttttttttttttgaagattttatttatttattcatgagagacacagagagagagagagagatagagatacaggcagaggcagaagcaggctccatgtggggagccccatgtgggacttgatcccaggaccctggcatcactccctgagccaaaggcagatagatgctcaaccactgagccacccaggcatcccgagaggATGGTCTTACTAAGGTGTCGGGGGTGACCTTCTCGCCCCCTACCCCCTTTACTGTCTCCTAGGGCTTCAGCTTGGGTGGGGGGTCAGTGGCCTAGCAAATGGGTCCCCACACATTTACTAGAGGCCCCCTAGTATAGGGAGGTGTGCTAAATAGCTGGGGGAGGGTAATGtcaggtgaggggtgagggggtggCTGAGGAACGTCAGGAAATGTGTTCAGACCCCCATTACTCACAGCCTGACGAACAACCCGTTAGGTGGGGGCTGCAAGCCACAGCAGGGAGAAAGGATTCTGATCTGGTTTTGCCCGTCATCTACCTGCTACACTGAGAGTCAGGTTGCCTCCCCATTTTGACTGCTTTAGCAGGAAATCCACGTCTCCAACAGCCTCTGGGAGCCACTGCTACAGTTCCCAGAATCGCCAGCTGGTTCAATGTCCTCATAGACAGGGacactgaggatcagagagggaAGAGCcctgtccagggtcacacagcaaacGAATGGGTCGGTCAGAGTTTAGGGAGCACGGCAGCGCTCCGAGGAGGCCCTCTTCTGGTGGTCGGCTCCATCTAACGTTGACCCTAAGTGGCTGTCCGGGTGAGCTTGTTCTGCAGCCCATCTCGCTGTCGGAGCTCATTGAATCTGTTTTGCGTCCAGCTATTTTGTGTCTTCTCGGCTTCTGGAGCACATATGCAGGACGCTGGGGACGTGGTCTGAACTGCTCACACAATTCAGCGTGGGCCCCGTGCCTCGGGTGGAATTTGGCTTATTggagctgctcaataaatatttgccgaGTGAATGACTTAGTAGCCAAGATGGGACTGGCTCCTGGGCCTGCAGGTTTTCCTGCGTTTGCAGTCTGCAGAGCAGCCCCCGACCCTGCCCTGGGTCCTAGGCCTTTGGAGTCCGACTGCAAGTTTGAAGTAGCACCAAATGGCCGGGGGAGAAGGGGCTGCTGAGGGCTGAGGGGGTCTGCTTTAATTGTCAGAGGCAGCTGGCCATTTGGTTTTGCTCAGATAAGCTGCTAAGGTGGAGCTCCTGTGTGGTGAGGGTGTGCAGggctgtggtgggggagggggtggtgtgAGGCTGGACAAAGGTGGGAGGAATCCCAGAGTGGGCTGGGAAGCCCTGTCTCGTCCTCatccctgtccttccctccccttcccccagatAACACCACCAGCTGTTCAGCACACAGCTGTGCTTTCTcctgggaaggggagaagaggcCCGGAGGCCCTGGGTGAGTTCAAAGCAGACCTGTGAAGtgagggggctggggcagggctgggggaggaggtgagaagtcagcaaggggcagagaaagacagCTTCACTTTGATGTCCCCCCAcccagagcctggggcaggggctgggcaggtcCCTGCAGACCAGAGCCTTTGGGCCTTCTCCTTCACCCCAAGCCCTTAGAGACCCAGTGAACTACCCTTTCCCGTCCCTCCAAGGAGGAGGCTTTTCCAGTGCCTGAGCCTGGCACACACCGGCTTGTGAAAGCCCGCACGCACCCGATGCACGCGCGTGCCCTGCGCACACGCATGTCCTGCTTGCTCACAAGCAGCCCCACGGCACACGCAAGCCCTGCCCCTGAGTGCACATGCAGCCACACGCAGTCAGGGGCGGAGGGCCAAGCCAGTCTCCATTTCTAGGCCGGGGACAAGctcagagctggggtgggggagggccatTGAATCACTGACTCCAGAGGTCCCCCAGCGGTCTGGGCTCTCCTCAAAGGGACCCGCAGCAGGTCTGGGGCGCTGCTGTGCCAGGAGCCGGTCATGCCAGGCTCCTCACAATACCCTGAAGAAATCTCTCAGGAGAGAGTGAAGTCCCCCAGGAGACCGATCAGCCTCtccagggcagggcagccccggggacaCTGGCCAACAGCCCTGCCCTGGCTGCTGGTTTGCCACATGGCTCGGGGCAGATTATTCTGGGTCAGTGTAGCAAAAAAGGTGCCTTTGTTAATGCAGGGGAGCAGCCCTGGAGTGAAGACCCAGCCTTTCTCCCGTATTTTCCCCCAAGCGCATTCCTACAGCTTTAATTCAACAGGAATTTACCAGGCTCCAatctgaggtgggggagggggttaccaaaacaaaaacaaaaacgggtACAGGTGTCTGCCCAGGTGTGCTCTGCTGAGGCATTCCTTCTAAGCCCTGGGGGCACACGAGATCAGGCTTCCGCTACTGGTCCTCTTCATTAAACTGTCACCTGTGTTGGGTGGACAGGGACCTTGGGTCCCAGGCTGGGTGAGGTTGGCTGATTCTGCTCATTTCAGGCTGCCATTGCTGGGGACACTCAGGCCACCTGCTTCCAGCTGGCTTTTGGCTGGAGGTCAGATCTCATCCGTACTTCAGTCCAGCCCTAATCGGTAGCTACCTCCTAGTCTCGGCCCCCAATTCCTTCCCAATTTTCCCTAGTTTGGTTCCCCTGGTGAGAGCAACCGTTTCTTACCCCATCAGAGTCAGGGAACCTGGTGGCTTTCTAAAGAGATGGGCCCATAGCCTCTCCCACAGGGTCTCTATCTGGCTTAGGGTCCAAGTGGGAACaacttgggggggaggggagaccaGATTTGGGGAACACTGCGAGCTCACTGGCTCTCCGATGTTCCTAGCTGCAAAGGGCCTGGGTGCCCACATCTTTCTGGGAGAAACAAAGATCTGGATTACCTGGGGGGTCTTGACCTTGGCCTTTATCCTCGCATGTCCTGAGCAATTTTATTCATGACAGCTGCCATCAGTTGTGACCTGACCAGAGCCAGACTGGTTCCTGCACACCTCTCAGGTCCCTTGTGATAGGTCAAGGCTGAGGTAGTCTGACATGGTTGAAGGTTAACCATTTTCACCCAAGTTTAGGGTCAGATTAATGAAGGCCATTGTTCCACCTGCACAGACTTCTATTAGACAAACATGCCGGAGCAAGCAGGCCCCAAGCAATCCCTACCCTGTGTACTATGAGGTCAATAGAGCTCTCGCTCTGAAATCTGTGGGTGTCCTGACCACCGTTTTGCAGACTGCCAGGGTGCCAGTAGCTGGATCCTGCTTGGCTTTCCTGCTGGCCTCAGGTGACCAGGAATCCTCTTTGGAGGTGGTTGGCCACGGGGCAGTTTCCGGACCATGCTATGGTGCCAACCCCCAATGATTGCCTGGCCGGGCTTCTCAGAACCGTTCAATCAGGAGAGTGGGGAggatctctaaaatattttaggcaatctttaaaacatttctctCAAGAGAGCTTATTTTAATGTGAATCACAGGTATCCTAGTGTGATCCTACATTTCTATGATGCTCAGCAGATGACAAATCTTGCCAATCTAAAAAgggttgaggttttttttttctcttcttttttttttttttttgcggatagatgggtgggtgggagaACTTGAGGTTTAGTCCATGTGCTCAAGCCTTGGTTCAAAATCTGGCTCTGACAATTACCAGCCGAGCGACCTTGGCTATGACCTCACTTCCCCGTGCCTTCGTTTCCTTATCCGTAAGTGGAGATTAATAGGAGTGCCTACTTTCCAAAGTCGTTGTGCCAATTAAAGGAGATAGTAAGCACATATAAGATGCATGACCCTCTGAACCAGCTCCTTGTGAGTATTTGAGTTCGGGGCCCCTGTTTGCAGACCCTTGGATGGGGTTTCCGACCATCCCTCCTTTGAGACAAGGGATTCTTGTTTTACAAGCCTTTTACTTTGGATGGGGCCATGACTTATCTCCTGATTTTGTGCCATCTTATCCCTGCCCAACCTTAGATGGACTCCTCCACTCACGGGAGGTATACTTAAGAACTAAATCTTGTGTGGCCTTCCCTTGTTCCTGCCCAGAGGTCCTGGAAAGCTGAGCAGATGGGGCAAAGTGAGTTTGTCCGGGACTGTGCCCATAGCATCCCCTCAGTGGCTGCCCCTCCGTTGCCTCCTCCTCTGGCTGCTGGTCTCACAGAGAGCTGGTCCCAAAGATTGAAGTGCGTCTGAGGTTCCCAGAGCCTACGGGATTTTCTTTCCACCAGCAACCAGTCCATCCATCCCTTTGCTCACTCCATCATTTAGTGATCACCTACTACCTGGCAAGCAGCGGCAGGCAAGCACAGAACTGTAGCGAGATTCATCCCTGTGACTTGGAGCAAGACATTTGCCTTGTTAGGCCTCCGTTTCCCCGCAGATTTAATCACCTGACTTAATGACTTTTGTCTGGACTTTCTTTCTCCTGCGACTTTGTCCTCCACCCTCTAAAACTTCCCAGGCCATCTGCAAACGGCGGCGGTCTGCCAACCTCGCATGAATCCTGGAGAAAGCCCCTTAACTGTGTCTGTAAACCATAAAAGTTTCCAGAGAGGGGGTCAGAGTGTGGAGGTGTAAAGGAGGATGGCCATGAGGGGGGGAAGAGAGGAGTGAGGTCTGGTCTGcgagggggctgggagggcaggagggggagggtgggagccAGACCGGCCTGCCTGCGGGACGGCTTGCCAGATGCTCAGAACATCCTGCGAAATCTCACACCCTCCTTGCCCCCCACCCGTCCTGGCTCCAGCTCGGGCTCCATTTCAATCTGCATAATTCGCCCCATTTCTAGTGGATGGGAGGGGGTGAGAATGGGAGGGTGAGGAGGTCTGTGGAGGGGCTGCTCCAAAGGCCAGAGGAAAGCAGAGCCCGAGGCTGAGGCTGGGAAGAAGGTGGGTGGCAGCCAGAGGGTGGAggcggggccgggaggagggCAGGCTGCAAGCCCCAGATAATATTctgcccagggcagcagggctccATTCCGTCCACTTgcccagggaggagaaggaggaaaggaaaaaaaaaaagtgggctgTAACTTAAAGATCTTAAGACTCCCAAGTGAGGGGTTGGtctggaggtgggaggagggagtgaCCAGACACGGAGGAGACAGAGACTCAGGAGGGCGCAGGGCAGCGGCTTAGCTGAGGCCAGGACTCggcaggagagggtggggggCCGGCTGGGCCCCAGGCAGCTCCTCGGCGGCTCCCCGGGGGGGCTCTGGACACCCTCAGCCCTTCCCGCCTGCCCGCTGCGCCGGTGCCCGGCCTCGGGGCCGGTCCCCCGGGCCCCCTGCGCGGCCTCTGTCCGCTGCCGGCATGGAGGAGGCTGGCGATTTCGACAACTACTACGGCGCCGACAACCAGTCCGAGTGCGAGTACGCGGACTGGAAGTCGTCGGGCGCCCTCATCCCCGCCATCTACATGCTGGTCTTCCTCCTGGGCACCACGGGCAACGGCCTGGTGCTCTGGACCGTGTTCCGCAGCAGCCGCGAGAAGAGGCGCTCAGCCGACATCTTCATCGCCAGCCTGGCCGTGGCCGACCTGACCTTCGTGGTGACCCTGCCGCTCTGGGCCACCTACACGTACCGGGGCTATGACTGGCCCTTCGGCACCTTCGCCTGCAAGCTCAGCAGCTACGTGATCTTCGTCAACATGTACGCCAGCGTCTTCTGCCTCACCGGGCTCAGCTTCGACCGCTACCTGGCCATCGTGAGGCCCGTGGCCAACGCTCGCCTGAGGCTGCGGGTCAGCGGGGCCGTGGCCACGGCGGTGCTGTGGGTGCTGGCCGCCCTGCTGGCCCTGCCGGTCATGGTGTTCCGCTCCACCGGGGACCTGGAGAACAGCACCAAGGTGCAGTGCTACATGGACTACTCCATGGTGGCCACCGCCAGCTCCGAGTGGGCCTgggaggtgggcctgggggtGTCGTCCACCGCCGTGGGCTTCGTGGTGCCCTTCACCGTCATGCTCACCTGCTAC is a window of Vulpes lagopus strain Blue_001 chromosome 11, ASM1834538v1, whole genome shotgun sequence DNA encoding:
- the APLNR gene encoding apelin receptor — translated: MEEAGDFDNYYGADNQSECEYADWKSSGALIPAIYMLVFLLGTTGNGLVLWTVFRSSREKRRSADIFIASLAVADLTFVVTLPLWATYTYRGYDWPFGTFACKLSSYVIFVNMYASVFCLTGLSFDRYLAIVRPVANARLRLRVSGAVATAVLWVLAALLALPVMVFRSTGDLENSTKVQCYMDYSMVATASSEWAWEVGLGVSSTAVGFVVPFTVMLTCYFFIAQTIAGHFRKERIEGLRKRRRLLSIIVVLVVTFALCWMPYHLVKTLYMLGGLLHWPCDLDIFLMNVFPYCTCISYVNSCLNPFLYAFFDPRFRQACASMLCCGRSRCGAASHSSSGEKSASYSSGHSQGPGPNSGKGAEQMHEKSIPYSQETLVVD